One window of Candidatus Methylocalor cossyra genomic DNA carries:
- the icmH gene encoding type IVB secretion system protein IcmH/DotU: protein MSDDDPFTPLGDQDKTVLRPMPGGRRRAPGGVPPGGPVPVEPRWDAPEPVSVSRNPFLAAAASLLALVARLRSTVTAPAVPELQQELAAELRRFEARLSQRGVPREQVRLGSYALCSLLDETVLNTPWGAQSLWGHQSLLVLFHKETWGGEQFFRILEGLLRQPVPHLDLIELFYVCLGLGFEGRYRVVPSGLTQLERVREEVYATLHRLRGTVEPALSPRWQGLKDLRSPWVRHLPLWVVGAAAGAVLLLAYLGFALAINAASDPVARDLYALAKVEAPLAPRAAASVPVAPTKAARFRERLEPEIAQQQVEVVDDRILRIRNAFPSASDRVKPEFLPLLEKIARELYAGGEAVLVTGHTDDQPIVSARFPSNFDLSTARARHVAEILQSAAPLGGKVQYEGRADYEPLVPNDTAEHRATNRRVDLLVR, encoded by the coding sequence GTGAGTGACGACGATCCCTTCACCCCCCTCGGCGACCAGGACAAGACCGTGCTCCGGCCCATGCCCGGCGGTCGGCGCCGGGCGCCTGGGGGCGTGCCGCCCGGAGGCCCGGTGCCGGTCGAGCCGCGTTGGGACGCGCCGGAACCGGTTTCGGTCAGCCGCAATCCCTTCCTGGCCGCAGCGGCGTCCCTGCTGGCCCTGGTCGCGCGCCTGCGCAGCACGGTCACGGCCCCAGCCGTCCCGGAGCTGCAGCAGGAGCTTGCGGCGGAACTGCGCCGGTTCGAGGCGCGGCTGTCGCAGCGGGGCGTGCCCCGGGAACAGGTGCGGCTGGGTAGCTATGCCCTGTGCAGCCTGCTGGACGAAACAGTGCTGAATACCCCCTGGGGTGCCCAGAGCTTGTGGGGCCATCAGAGCCTGCTGGTGCTGTTCCACAAGGAAACCTGGGGCGGCGAGCAATTTTTCCGGATCCTGGAGGGATTGCTGCGCCAGCCGGTGCCCCACCTCGATCTAATCGAGCTGTTCTATGTGTGCCTCGGGCTGGGTTTCGAGGGGCGCTACCGGGTGGTGCCAAGCGGCTTGACGCAGCTCGAGCGGGTGCGGGAGGAGGTTTATGCCACCCTCCACCGGCTGCGGGGGACGGTGGAACCGGCCTTGTCGCCCCGCTGGCAGGGGCTTAAGGACCTGCGCAGCCCGTGGGTCCGCCACCTGCCCCTGTGGGTGGTGGGGGCTGCCGCCGGGGCCGTGCTGCTGCTCGCCTATCTGGGGTTTGCGCTGGCCATCAACGCCGCTTCCGACCCCGTGGCCCGGGACCTGTACGCGCTGGCCAAGGTGGAAGCGCCGCTCGCCCCCCGCGCCGCCGCCAGCGTCCCGGTGGCGCCGACCAAGGCGGCCCGGTTCCGCGAGCGGCTGGAGCCGGAAATCGCCCAGCAGCAGGTGGAGGTGGTGGACGACCGGATCCTTAGAATCCGTAATGCGTTCCCTTCCGCCAGCGACCGGGTGAAGCCCGAGTTCCTTCCCCTGCTGGAGAAGATCGCCCGGGAGCTGTATGCCGGGGGTGAAGCCGTGCTGGTCACCGGACACACCGACGATCAACCGATCGTGTCCGCCCGCTTTCCCTCCAACTTCGATCTCTCCACGGCCCGCGCCCGGCATGTGGCGGAGATCCTGCAGTCGGCGGCGCCCTTGGGGGGGAAGGTCCAGTACGAAGGGCGGGCCGACTACGAGCCCCTGGTCCCCAACGATACCGCCGAGCACCGGGCCACCAACCGGCGGGTCGATCTGTTGGTGCGGTGA
- the tagH gene encoding type VI secretion system-associated FHA domain protein TagH translates to MSTSLILSVLSYRGSPPREPLSCTFDESGGSVGRSPDNRLVLPDPERFVSRRHGSLAFRDGAYQYTDASTGGTYFVARDLLLQHDTLVLRDGELLRIGEYELAVSLVAAADGDNLLPVELDPVPEEVAPPPQRVAPAWPEPLEDSWPPPSGPIGSSAPPWVGPSFLDQPDVAPIHASFQPPEVAPVPPDFDVAELLRDLEGPPSGPSWAARWEPPEALFQGFTPEGDAQDTATLSQAEPCGAPAPEAPSAPSGAGAAAELPEGFGSAVGQALVARFLEGAGVPSGEWLKDQDWPELMQRAGALLRELVDGMIAILRARSELRSQFRVAVTTLRAHDNNPLKFTVNGDDALRLLLAGNHAGFMDPVEAVRSGFADLMNHQLALQAGIQTALTAALERFAPDRVERACGDVFLHRKARCWEAFCKAYPELVQDTIENFFGEAFAEGYERQLERLKGPTTG, encoded by the coding sequence ATGTCCACGTCGCTCATCCTCAGTGTGCTCAGCTACCGCGGCAGCCCGCCGCGGGAGCCCTTAAGCTGCACCTTCGACGAGAGCGGAGGCTCGGTGGGGCGCTCGCCGGACAACCGCTTGGTTCTCCCCGATCCGGAACGGTTCGTTTCCCGCCGGCACGGGTCCCTGGCCTTTCGGGATGGCGCTTACCAATACACCGATGCGAGCACCGGCGGCACCTATTTCGTGGCCAGGGACCTCCTACTTCAGCACGATACCCTGGTTCTCCGTGACGGGGAGTTGCTGCGCATCGGGGAATACGAACTGGCGGTATCCCTGGTCGCCGCGGCGGATGGCGACAACCTTCTGCCTGTGGAATTGGATCCGGTCCCGGAGGAGGTTGCGCCGCCTCCCCAACGGGTCGCGCCGGCCTGGCCGGAACCGCTGGAGGATTCCTGGCCGCCGCCTTCGGGACCGATCGGGTCTTCGGCGCCGCCATGGGTGGGGCCGAGCTTTCTCGATCAGCCGGACGTGGCCCCGATCCATGCCAGCTTCCAGCCTCCCGAGGTCGCGCCGGTTCCGCCGGATTTTGACGTGGCCGAGCTGCTTCGGGATTTGGAGGGCCCGCCGTCCGGCCCGTCCTGGGCCGCCCGCTGGGAACCGCCGGAGGCGTTGTTCCAGGGCTTCACCCCGGAGGGAGACGCCCAGGATACCGCCACCCTTTCCCAGGCGGAACCGTGCGGTGCGCCTGCCCCGGAAGCTCCGTCCGCGCCGTCCGGGGCCGGTGCCGCGGCGGAGCTGCCCGAGGGCTTCGGGTCTGCGGTTGGCCAGGCGCTGGTCGCCCGCTTTCTGGAAGGCGCGGGGGTACCCTCGGGCGAATGGCTCAAGGACCAGGATTGGCCAGAGCTGATGCAGAGGGCCGGGGCGCTGTTGCGTGAGTTGGTCGACGGCATGATCGCCATCCTCAGGGCGCGGTCCGAGCTAAGAAGCCAGTTCCGGGTTGCGGTCACCACCCTGCGCGCCCACGACAATAACCCGCTCAAGTTCACGGTCAATGGGGACGATGCCCTGCGCCTCCTGTTGGCCGGCAACCATGCCGGGTTCATGGATCCGGTGGAGGCGGTGCGTAGCGGGTTCGCCGACCTGATGAACCACCAACTGGCGCTGCAAGCCGGGATCCAGACGGCATTGACCGCGGCCCTGGAGCGCTTCGCCCCCGATAGAGTGGAACGGGCCTGTGGCGACGTCTTCCTGCACAGGAAAGCCCGCTGCTGGGAGGCGTTTTGCAAGGCCTATCCCGAGTTGGTCCAGGACACCATCGAAAACTTTTTCGGCGAGGCGTTCGCCGAGGGCTACGAGCGGCAGCTGGAGCGGCTTAAGGGGCCAACCACCGGCTGA
- the tssM gene encoding type VI secretion system membrane subunit TssM: MNAIAQAVKNPWLVQAIGVLALALLLEFLGPLVAIAGVAPLASEALRWTAIGVLVVGWVIGRLVAELRAARKDRRFIDALAQPGSEEPNEPKVADERLELLGASFQRALAVLRETRSRRRGDRQYLYELPWYLIIGPPGSGKTTALLNSGLKFPLADRVGREPIRGIGGTRHCDWLFSDEAVLIDTAGRYTTQESDRAVDAAEWGGFLELLKRHRPARPINGVLVAFSVSNLLQQSQDERARHAKAIRQRLKELYEKLAIRFPVYVLFTKCDLVAGFNDFFADLGEEARTQVWGETFPAETPAADPIASFAAAYGELLERLDQRTLARIHGERDLARRARILAFPQQMALLKPAALDFLEAAFAANRYEQRPLLRGVYLTSGTQEGTPIDRLMGLLAAAFRLDRQQAPVYSGRGRSYFLTRLLKEVIFPEAELAGIDPRVERRRRWLQLGAYGAVGALALFLLLAWTLSYQRNRSAIAAAQAALERFRAAPLDTSSLGGNLRTLAPKLDALLAVRDLYRPYGITADFGLSQEGKLGQAGQHAYAAWLKGYFLPINQRWLADRMGGPEAANPEILYQLLRVYLMLGQPERLDPKVAGAWIRSDWERDLVAEPVLLQSLSRHLDHLLQLPLDPLPSDDNLVALVRARLSQVPRAVQLYARFKNEALLDHSHDLALGTTLGPPAEQVFVAADGRAIGALTVPGLYTAWGYTHLFLGNSLEFVKGAVAENWVLGQDTALDPQAVERLHRDVERLYLADYRRAWSDLLGAIRLRRARDVNQTVAMLDLLSRPDSPVRALLQAVEQNTALTKLAPPVPPSGPAQATPDERTQKLLAAARLAGGAGGDDPAAEVEAAFKDLAYLVQGGGDRPAPLDAVLKTLAGVQDSLLQAAGAPPAGDQALKSAAGRVAGSGAPTAQAKAELGRLPEPLKGWFLTLASAGESQTLAQTLAGAKGELNAMLKAGVAAPCRAAFNGRYPFSPGSRSEVTLLDFAKLLAPNGVIDQYFQANLKTFVDVNRPVWAEVAVDRQTLGLSPATLRQFQNAAKIRAAFFPTGGAAPAVAFDLKPLALDDTVATFRLTVDGQEVLYRHGPEQVTHLQWPGPNAGSGARLVFETVDGRQVSRAQEGAWALFRLLDEAVVERMAPEQFRVTFQAEAYSARYELRAASVYNPFGLPELKEFHCPDNL; the protein is encoded by the coding sequence GTGAACGCCATCGCCCAAGCGGTAAAAAATCCGTGGTTGGTCCAGGCCATCGGCGTGTTGGCCCTGGCCCTGTTGCTCGAGTTCCTCGGCCCTTTGGTGGCCATCGCCGGGGTGGCGCCGCTGGCCTCGGAGGCGCTGCGCTGGACCGCCATCGGGGTGTTGGTGGTGGGCTGGGTGATCGGGCGCCTGGTGGCGGAGCTACGCGCCGCCCGCAAGGATCGAAGGTTCATAGACGCGCTGGCGCAGCCGGGGTCGGAGGAGCCCAACGAACCCAAGGTCGCCGACGAAAGGTTGGAACTGCTCGGCGCCAGCTTCCAGCGCGCCCTCGCCGTGCTGCGGGAGACCCGCAGCCGGCGGCGGGGCGACCGTCAGTATCTCTACGAGCTGCCCTGGTACCTGATCATCGGTCCGCCGGGCTCCGGCAAGACCACCGCGCTGTTGAACTCCGGGCTCAAGTTTCCCTTGGCCGACCGGGTGGGCCGCGAGCCCATCCGCGGGATCGGCGGCACCCGCCACTGCGACTGGCTGTTCAGCGACGAGGCGGTTCTGATCGACACCGCCGGCCGCTACACCACCCAGGAGAGCGACCGGGCGGTAGACGCCGCGGAATGGGGCGGTTTCCTGGAGCTGCTCAAACGGCACCGTCCGGCCCGGCCCATCAACGGCGTGCTGGTGGCGTTCAGCGTCTCGAATCTGCTGCAGCAGAGCCAGGACGAGCGGGCCCGCCACGCCAAGGCGATCCGCCAGCGCCTTAAGGAGCTGTACGAGAAGCTGGCGATTCGGTTCCCGGTCTACGTGCTATTCACCAAGTGCGACCTGGTGGCCGGATTCAACGACTTTTTCGCCGACCTCGGCGAGGAGGCGCGGACCCAGGTGTGGGGCGAAACCTTCCCCGCCGAGACGCCGGCGGCCGATCCGATCGCCAGCTTTGCCGCGGCGTATGGGGAGCTGCTCGAGCGCCTTGACCAGCGTACCCTGGCCCGGATCCACGGCGAGCGGGATCTGGCGCGGCGGGCCAGGATCCTCGCGTTTCCCCAGCAGATGGCGCTGCTCAAACCGGCCGCGCTGGATTTCCTGGAGGCCGCGTTCGCCGCCAACCGCTACGAGCAGCGGCCGTTGCTGCGGGGCGTCTACCTGACCAGCGGAACCCAGGAGGGCACCCCCATCGACCGGCTCATGGGCCTCCTGGCCGCGGCTTTCCGGCTCGACCGGCAGCAGGCGCCGGTGTACAGCGGGCGCGGTCGCAGCTACTTTCTGACCCGGCTGCTCAAGGAGGTGATCTTCCCCGAGGCCGAGCTGGCGGGGATCGATCCCCGGGTGGAGCGCCGCCGGCGCTGGCTGCAGCTGGGCGCCTATGGTGCGGTGGGCGCCCTGGCCCTGTTCCTGCTGCTGGCCTGGACGCTCAGCTACCAGCGCAACCGCTCTGCCATCGCCGCCGCCCAGGCCGCGCTGGAGCGGTTCCGGGCGGCGCCGCTGGACACCTCTAGTCTGGGAGGCAACCTCAGGACGCTGGCGCCTAAGCTGGATGCCCTGCTCGCGGTCCGCGACCTGTACCGGCCATACGGGATCACGGCCGATTTCGGCCTGTCCCAGGAAGGAAAGCTGGGGCAGGCCGGGCAGCACGCCTACGCGGCATGGCTGAAGGGTTATTTTTTGCCGATCAACCAAAGGTGGCTCGCCGACCGGATGGGGGGGCCAGAAGCCGCCAATCCCGAGATCCTGTACCAATTGCTGCGGGTCTACCTGATGCTGGGCCAGCCCGAGCGGCTCGATCCTAAGGTCGCCGGCGCCTGGATTCGCAGCGACTGGGAGCGGGACTTGGTCGCCGAGCCCGTCCTATTGCAAAGCTTATCCCGCCACCTGGACCATCTGCTGCAGCTCCCACTGGACCCCTTGCCCAGCGACGACAACCTGGTCGCCCTGGTGCGGGCCAGGCTGAGCCAAGTGCCGCGGGCCGTGCAGCTGTATGCCCGGTTCAAGAACGAGGCGCTCCTGGACCACTCCCACGACCTGGCCCTAGGCACCACGCTCGGCCCCCCGGCGGAACAGGTGTTCGTGGCGGCCGACGGACGGGCGATCGGCGCCTTGACCGTCCCGGGCCTTTACACGGCCTGGGGCTATACCCATCTGTTCCTCGGCAACAGCCTCGAGTTCGTCAAGGGCGCGGTTGCGGAAAACTGGGTGCTGGGTCAGGACACGGCCCTGGATCCCCAGGCGGTTGAACGCCTGCATCGGGATGTGGAGCGGCTCTATCTGGCCGATTATCGGCGCGCCTGGAGCGATCTTCTGGGGGCCATCCGGCTGCGGCGGGCGCGGGACGTGAATCAGACGGTGGCGATGCTGGACCTCCTTTCCCGCCCGGACAGCCCGGTGCGGGCCCTGCTCCAGGCGGTAGAGCAAAACACCGCGCTGACCAAGCTGGCGCCGCCGGTGCCACCGTCCGGGCCCGCCCAAGCCACGCCCGACGAGCGCACCCAGAAGCTGTTGGCGGCGGCCAGGCTGGCCGGTGGCGCAGGGGGGGACGACCCGGCGGCCGAGGTGGAGGCCGCGTTCAAGGACTTGGCCTACCTGGTGCAGGGGGGTGGGGACCGGCCGGCGCCGCTGGACGCGGTCTTGAAGACCCTGGCCGGGGTCCAGGATTCCCTGCTGCAGGCGGCGGGTGCTCCGCCCGCCGGCGACCAAGCCCTGAAGAGCGCCGCCGGGCGGGTTGCGGGGAGCGGCGCACCGACGGCCCAGGCCAAGGCCGAGTTGGGCCGGCTGCCAGAACCCTTGAAAGGCTGGTTCCTGACCCTGGCCAGCGCCGGGGAAAGCCAAACCCTGGCGCAAACCCTGGCGGGCGCCAAAGGCGAGCTGAACGCCATGCTGAAAGCCGGTGTCGCCGCCCCGTGCCGGGCGGCCTTTAACGGCCGCTACCCGTTTTCCCCCGGCAGCCGCAGTGAGGTGACCCTGCTGGATTTCGCCAAGCTGCTCGCCCCCAACGGGGTCATCGACCAGTACTTCCAAGCCAACCTGAAGACCTTCGTGGACGTGAACCGGCCGGTCTGGGCCGAAGTGGCGGTGGATCGCCAGACCCTAGGGCTCAGTCCGGCGACGCTCCGGCAATTCCAGAATGCCGCCAAGATCCGCGCCGCGTTTTTCCCCACCGGCGGGGCCGCACCGGCGGTGGCCTTCGACTTGAAGCCCCTGGCCCTAGACGACACGGTCGCCACGTTCCGCTTGACGGTGGACGGACAGGAGGTGCTGTATCGCCACGGACCGGAGCAGGTGACCCACCTGCAGTGGCCGGGGCCCAACGCCGGCAGCGGCGCCCGGCTGGTGTTCGAAACCGTGGACGGCCGACAGGTGAGCCGTGCCCAGGAGGGCGCCTGGGCGTTGTTCCGCCTGTTGGACGAAGCGGTGGTGGAGCGCATGGCCCCGGAGCAGTTCCGGGTCACGTTCCAGGCCGAGGCTTACAGCGCCCGTTACGAACTGCGCGCGGCGAGCGTGTATAACCCGTTCGGCCTGCCCGAACTTAAGGAATTCCATTGCCCGGACAATCTGTGA
- the tagF gene encoding type VI secretion system-associated protein TagF, protein MAAIVNPAGFYGKLPALGDFVSRRLPRQFIEPWDRWLQDGLAASRGQLAGGWLDIYLTSPIWRFGLSAGLCGAEAWAGLMMPSVDRVGRYFPLVVAAPVVSSDALVHLFETGSDWFAALERLALAGLEDGFDVDAFDRALRMLPSPALDGSPAAADGGQGRWALCIAMEGLERTPSALVGMGGTLLDRFLPSYSLWLTEGSERVGASLLLCEGLPPAEGFAALLTGDWQQRGWNMNLKRLFGWGKATSAAVAQPPSPGPAAHHWRWRSCGLSVVGHRRRINEDAFLERPDLGLWAVADGMGGHHAGDLASRTLVEALAGVEAAADLDRFAAQVGARIREVNGQLHRYAATVGEGQVVGSTVVAFLARGGRCTALWAGDSRLYRWRAGRLEQLTRDHSLRDELIDAGLCDTEQALTGADDNIITRAVGAEATLELDSLTLEAQAGDVFLLCSDGLAKELHPDDIAARLQSGDCEGAAKALIETALAWGGRDNVTVVVIRPELEA, encoded by the coding sequence ATGGCGGCTATAGTTAATCCAGCGGGGTTTTACGGCAAGCTGCCGGCGCTCGGGGACTTCGTCTCCCGGCGCTTGCCGAGACAGTTCATCGAACCTTGGGATCGATGGCTGCAGGACGGTTTGGCGGCGAGCCGCGGGCAGTTGGCGGGCGGCTGGTTGGACATCTACCTCACCAGTCCCATCTGGCGTTTCGGCTTGAGCGCCGGATTGTGCGGCGCAGAGGCCTGGGCGGGCCTCATGATGCCCAGCGTGGATCGGGTGGGACGCTATTTTCCCCTGGTCGTGGCGGCGCCGGTGGTCAGTTCCGATGCCCTAGTACACCTGTTCGAAACCGGTTCCGATTGGTTCGCGGCATTGGAACGGCTGGCCTTGGCGGGCCTCGAGGACGGCTTCGACGTGGACGCCTTCGATCGGGCATTGCGGATGTTACCGTCGCCGGCGTTGGACGGGTCGCCGGCGGCCGCGGATGGGGGTCAGGGCCGGTGGGCCCTCTGCATCGCCATGGAGGGGCTAGAACGAACCCCCTCGGCCCTCGTGGGGATGGGCGGGACCTTGTTGGATCGTTTTTTGCCGAGCTATAGCCTGTGGCTGACCGAGGGCTCGGAACGGGTCGGCGCATCTCTGCTGTTGTGCGAGGGCCTGCCCCCGGCTGAGGGTTTCGCTGCGCTGCTGACGGGGGATTGGCAGCAACGGGGATGGAACATGAATCTCAAACGCTTGTTCGGATGGGGCAAGGCGACCAGCGCTGCGGTGGCTCAACCCCCGTCGCCGGGGCCTGCGGCGCACCACTGGCGGTGGCGGTCCTGTGGCCTCAGCGTGGTGGGCCATCGGCGTCGGATCAACGAGGATGCCTTTCTCGAACGGCCGGACCTCGGGCTGTGGGCAGTGGCCGACGGCATGGGAGGGCATCACGCCGGCGACCTGGCGAGCCGTACCCTGGTGGAGGCATTGGCCGGGGTCGAAGCGGCCGCCGACCTGGACCGCTTCGCGGCGCAGGTGGGCGCTCGGATCCGGGAGGTCAACGGCCAGCTGCACCGCTATGCCGCCACCGTAGGCGAAGGGCAGGTGGTGGGCAGCACGGTGGTCGCCTTCCTCGCGCGGGGGGGGCGCTGCACGGCGCTCTGGGCCGGGGACAGCCGTCTGTACCGCTGGCGCGCCGGCCGGCTCGAGCAGTTGACCCGCGACCATTCCCTCCGGGACGAACTGATCGATGCCGGCCTTTGCGACACCGAGCAGGCCTTGACCGGGGCTGACGACAACATCATCACCCGGGCGGTGGGCGCCGAGGCGACCCTGGAGCTGGACAGCCTTACGCTCGAAGCCCAAGCGGGCGATGTGTTCCTTTTGTGTAGCGATGGGCTGGCCAAGGAACTGCACCCCGACGACATCGCCGCCCGCTTGCAGAGCGGCGATTGCGAGGGGGCCGCCAAGGCCCTGATCGAGACCGCACTGGCGTGGGGTGGGCGGGACAACGTGACGGTGGTGGTCATCCGCCCGGAACTCGAAGCTTGA
- a CDS encoding serine/threonine-protein kinase, with the protein MANNSIGSSKELAPTVSARACPSCGAVTELGALTQSDYQCPACGFEMAYLDVTERGTVRRILGWVRSEGEILLGRYRITAVLGRGGFGVTYLVEDQQLNGKRRALKEIPQRLFSELEVTLLSRLEHPAIPLIIDRFTADDLVYLVLQFGGTRTLASERNRLGGRIPLRLLGPWMAQLGRALDYLHSQDPPIIHRDLKPDNVLLDEHGHIRLIDFGIAKLADPAVTTHRLGQAVSFGFSSPEQVMGARTDQRSDIYSLAATSYFLLTGTRPISLDARLAGNRLTPPSHLAPGIPAALDKALLRALDLNPERRPQSVKELTQVFEELAQGSAPKVPWPGRLPRPSARALALLALVLAAGGGVLVARTGWRGATEPAPETPLPPSRPPPGAEPPGAALEIAPAPSQADPQPLPALPGEATPPPPANPEPGTDPPPMDTGNPPPRAAPSAPNPSGPPPPAASEASPEAAVPATPVPAKPAASPSASARSEKSVPHRGGKVAKSSKPKRRESDQDPADWSNAMKYKGGYRKDP; encoded by the coding sequence ATGGCCAATAATTCCATCGGGTCGTCCAAGGAGCTAGCGCCCACGGTTTCCGCCCGGGCCTGTCCTAGCTGTGGAGCGGTAACCGAGCTCGGCGCGCTGACCCAATCCGACTATCAATGCCCGGCTTGCGGCTTCGAGATGGCCTACCTGGACGTGACCGAGCGCGGCACCGTGCGGAGAATCCTAGGGTGGGTCAGAAGCGAAGGCGAAATCCTCCTAGGTCGGTATCGCATCACCGCGGTTTTGGGCCGGGGCGGATTCGGCGTCACCTACTTGGTGGAGGATCAACAGCTTAACGGCAAGCGGCGAGCGCTCAAGGAAATCCCGCAACGGTTGTTCAGCGAGCTCGAGGTGACGCTGCTCAGCCGCTTGGAGCATCCCGCCATCCCCCTCATCATTGACCGCTTCACCGCCGACGACTTGGTCTATCTGGTCCTCCAGTTCGGAGGCACGCGAACCTTGGCCAGCGAACGGAACCGCCTCGGTGGCCGTATCCCGCTGCGGCTGCTCGGGCCCTGGATGGCGCAGCTCGGCCGGGCCCTTGACTACCTGCATTCCCAAGATCCCCCGATCATCCACCGGGATCTAAAACCGGACAATGTGCTGCTGGACGAGCACGGCCACATCCGGCTGATCGATTTCGGCATCGCCAAACTGGCCGACCCGGCGGTGACGACCCACCGCCTGGGGCAGGCGGTTTCGTTCGGTTTCAGCTCCCCCGAACAGGTCATGGGCGCCCGGACGGACCAGCGCTCCGACATCTATTCCTTAGCGGCAACGAGCTATTTCCTGCTCACCGGCACCCGCCCCATTTCCCTGGACGCCCGCTTGGCCGGCAACCGGCTGACACCGCCCTCGCACCTGGCGCCCGGCATACCCGCGGCTCTGGACAAGGCGCTCCTACGCGCGCTCGACCTCAACCCGGAACGGCGCCCGCAGTCGGTCAAAGAACTCACCCAAGTCTTCGAGGAGCTGGCCCAAGGCTCGGCACCCAAGGTGCCATGGCCCGGCCGCCTGCCCCGCCCATCCGCCCGAGCCTTGGCGCTGCTGGCCCTGGTCCTGGCGGCGGGCGGAGGCGTGCTGGTGGCGCGCACGGGCTGGCGAGGAGCCACAGAACCCGCCCCGGAGACGCCCCTTCCGCCCAGCCGGCCGCCCCCGGGCGCCGAACCACCCGGGGCGGCGCTCGAGATCGCCCCCGCCCCGTCCCAGGCGGACCCGCAGCCCCTTCCGGCACTCCCGGGCGAAGCCACCCCGCCGCCACCAGCCAACCCGGAACCCGGGACGGACCCGCCGCCCATGGACACTGGGAACCCGCCACCCCGCGCAGCGCCCTCGGCGCCGAACCCTTCCGGGCCACCGCCTCCGGCCGCTTCGGAAGCTTCCCCGGAGGCGGCGGTGCCCGCAACACCGGTCCCGGCCAAGCCGGCAGCTTCGCCATCCGCCTCGGCCCGCTCGGAAAAGAGCGTCCCGCACCGGGGCGGCAAGGTGGCAAAATCATCCAAGCCCAAGCGGCGGGAATCCGACCAGGACCCAGCCGATTGGAGTAATGCCATGAAATACAAGGGTGGATATCGGAAGGACCCGTGA
- the tssK gene encoding type VI secretion system baseplate subunit TssK: protein MAEYSRVVWSEGMFLRPQHFQQHDRYLEFLVNGRCRGLRSFDWGFEAFKLDPRQLAIGKLALSECRGIFPDGTPFDLPGNDALPLPLEVPEEVRDQVVYLGLPLRRPDGVEIDSAAYPDGLARFRLGEREVRDHNSGTDGRFPVAIGQLRTRLLLEAEERSGYVGLGVARIVEVRADRTVLLDEDFIPPVLNCFGTGLLGGFLHELQGLLHTRGEALAGRVVEAGRGGVAEIADFLLLGIINRYQPLLEHLARTASLHPEDFFRIAVQLAGELATFYRPSKRPGAFPAYRHDDLKGSFGPVMEELRQLLSMVLEQNAIQIPLSKPRFGVYAAKRPDQALLERAVFVLAAHAQIPSETLRSHFPPQVKIGPVEEIQQLVRSALPGIAVHPLQVAPRQIPFHAGFCYFELDKSSELWKKMASSGGFAIHIGGSFPGLELEFWAIKKT from the coding sequence ATGGCGGAATACAGCCGGGTGGTTTGGTCGGAGGGGATGTTCCTCCGCCCACAGCACTTCCAACAGCACGATCGCTATCTGGAGTTCTTGGTCAACGGCCGATGCCGTGGCCTGCGCTCGTTCGATTGGGGGTTTGAGGCGTTCAAGCTGGATCCACGCCAGCTCGCCATCGGCAAGCTGGCGCTCAGCGAGTGCCGGGGTATTTTCCCCGACGGGACGCCATTCGACCTGCCCGGTAACGATGCCCTGCCCCTGCCCCTGGAGGTGCCCGAGGAGGTGCGCGATCAGGTGGTGTATCTGGGCTTGCCCCTGCGGCGCCCGGACGGGGTGGAGATCGACAGCGCCGCCTACCCCGACGGTCTGGCGCGGTTCCGGCTCGGGGAGCGCGAGGTGCGCGACCACAACAGCGGTACCGACGGGCGCTTCCCGGTGGCCATCGGCCAGCTCCGCACCCGCTTGCTGCTGGAGGCGGAGGAGCGCTCCGGGTATGTCGGCCTGGGAGTGGCCCGGATCGTGGAAGTGCGCGCCGACCGGACGGTGCTGCTGGACGAGGACTTCATTCCCCCAGTCCTCAACTGCTTCGGGACCGGATTGCTGGGCGGGTTTCTCCACGAGCTGCAGGGGCTGCTGCACACCCGCGGGGAGGCCCTGGCGGGGCGGGTGGTCGAGGCGGGACGCGGTGGCGTCGCGGAGATCGCCGATTTTCTGCTGCTCGGAATCATCAACCGCTACCAGCCGCTGCTGGAACACCTGGCCCGCACCGCCAGCCTTCATCCGGAGGATTTTTTCCGGATCGCCGTGCAGCTAGCCGGCGAGCTGGCGACCTTCTACCGTCCCAGCAAGCGGCCGGGCGCCTTTCCGGCCTATCGGCACGACGATCTCAAGGGCTCCTTTGGCCCGGTCATGGAGGAACTGCGCCAGCTGCTGAGCATGGTGCTGGAACAGAACGCCATCCAGATTCCCTTGAGCAAGCCGCGGTTCGGGGTCTATGCCGCCAAGCGTCCGGACCAGGCCCTGTTGGAGCGGGCCGTGTTCGTGTTGGCCGCCCACGCCCAGATCCCCTCGGAGACCTTGCGCAGCCATTTTCCTCCCCAGGTGAAGATCGGCCCGGTGGAGGAGATCCAGCAGCTGGTGCGTTCGGCGCTGCCGGGCATCGCCGTGCATCCGCTCCAGGTGGCGCCCCGGCAGATTCCGTTCCACGCCGGTTTTTGCTATTTCGAGCTGGACAAGAGCAGCGAGCTGTGGAAGAAGATGGCCTCGTCCGGCGGGTTCGCGATCCACATCGGCGGCAGTTTCCCGGGACTCGAGCTGGAGTTCTGGGCCATCAAGAAGACATAG